One Dysidea avara chromosome 8, odDysAvar1.4, whole genome shotgun sequence genomic window, ggggggaccaTGAATGTTCTGTAGTGACTTCAATTCTGCAGCACAGCACAACTGATAACAATAACATTACTTCGTTTTAGTACAGTTTAGGACATTTCTGATACAGTAGTATGAACTGGACTggctggataagagaggttccattgtactcAGATTGTAGGTGCATTGTATTTGATCCCTGCTTGTCACTCTGCAGTTAAGCCAGGAGGATCCACCAGCCTGGCATGTTAGTTTTTTGTACGTTCTCTTTttacttcagtgcctgcttgttggGGGACTGGTCTCTTGTGTCGTCAGATATCAAGCAAGTTCATTTGGTGCTGGAGGTTACCGAAAGTAATTAGATCAAGGATCAGATCAACATCgacacacactgattcaccatGTCGATGCAATGGGTATTTTAGACGTATGTGTAAGCAGTGCCAATTCACCAAGACCGGTCAGGTGAAACTTCTAGTAGCTCAAATTCCAGTATTATCTCGTGGCAggattgttgacaaggtgtacgGACCAAATACCAAATAACCGTGGTTCTGTTACCGTTTGTGATCTCAGATGTTTCCGGATTAAACTGTTGTGGTGGGACCAAAGTAATATCGAGGTCAACAATGAGATTCATCCTGCCTGATAAGATCTTAGCATTATTGTTTATGATCTCTTGATTTTCCAGGATGAGGCATACAGTTGTGATGGGAATAAACTAATTCATAGGTTACTACGTCACTATCGCATTTTATagtcagaattttattgttaatatcACAAACATttaatgtgatatattttgttatgtaacatgtaTGTTAAGTGACATGCATGATGAAAGCCACAATGGGAGTGGTTAGGGTGGGTAATGCTATGTAGCtaacaagctggtttgagcTCTACCAGAAGCTTGGCAAGCGAGTTGACAAGTCACAAATGTTAAGCAAGTTTAATACACCATGTGTGGTGTGGCACAAGAAATATGCTTGAAACACCTTCTCTATAGTGACTGTACGTTCTTCACGCTTTCACACCttatttataagacatctgccaatTATCAACGCTTGAATGAGGCGTGATATTAAATGGaatctaaaagatttctgcttaaaactccttccctagggaacttatggttctgcacgctttcacaacttgtttatcagaaaATAGGGCTTGTGTACACATTGTGTATTTAAAAGTAAATGTAgagattagaggtttgattgaagaaaatacgcgaaTGGacaaaccagaattagataatgtcagtgctataCGGACTGTAtaaacacgactatgttgactaGTATAACGTGACGGTAAGTgtacataaggtagagaaataaagtgaaatatgtctatttttatattttagcgaggtcgcaagacaatgatgatgacgactcctaaagatatTTTTACACATAATGCAATAAaaatccattgagagatgttgcataatccagggctaatattgcaaaaccgtccctacacgtaaataactcacaatAGTGGCCGCGTGTGTTTTAATTGGGCATGcgcttcgtagtttcttggccgcgcgactcactaccgtgagtcttgataaagttgaacatggcatatgcggttcctcaaatataaatagctacacttagttatatcggtatattgGATTGGTATCGTATCgatttcaaaatgattaatctCATATTGAATCAGTATAAGAacggtttagttttcttataacGGTTCACCtctacttaaaaccggcatttctcaatacttttgaataggcaataagaccccttttcccagactgggtcacatatatactatCCATCCTTTAATTAAAAGTAcgcaaaaaaaattggaattttcaattagagtagggaccatagcacatcaataaaaagtactgaaacaagctggagtagtgcacgatatagatcacagtaaaacaataagaagtgttatatccctactgtgctcaagataccataacggaaatgcacagtagggatataacacttcttattgatctatatcgtgcactactccagcttgtttcagtacgttttatcgatgtgctatggtccctactatagaaaattccaacttttttgtgtacttgtttgttaacttttttgtaaataattactatgaccatgccccagttatatcaactatcatctgaaaagtgaagtatccattacgcttcattgtcagctatgttcaacctgttacacagcagtatgaatcaagaactgttcaaaaaacacctctgcaatcaaaatagccactatgaaaaatacggacaatttccattacgaaaggaagctatcatgtgctactgccaaatcgacacttttcgctgtcagcaaagatgaatgggacacaaaggaggatactggtaagtccatgaagaatgcattgtttgtactgtggcatgtcaaaaggcacctcttgggaaGCAACGTcaaagtgaaaaaatcaagtccatagccgtCGAgtcatgcttgtctgaaggaatcagtcagtcagtcagttactcagtcagtcagtagaaaattccattaaacaatatattttaaaattctgtagcacttgttgaaagcattttgggtcgatctgaaggcttgtttgggcttagttttgcataaccaatactgcgtcaccgtcgtctgggaaaatggaggctggtttttgggtgatgtttttacatgagccacacctactcctttgtggtccctactatacagtactatcatactgtatgatttggATGTTAAATTAATCTTTGAGATCACATGATGTGTCACCAACTTCCTCTGGTGTATATGAAGAGGCAAGCTGAAGCAGGTCAATCCCACCTGATGGCATATTTTTTTGAACACCTTTTAGCTGCATATTTTCTTAAGAAGGTGCAGCATTAGAGAattgacttttctattagaattGAAGTTTTTAGCAAACTAGTTTCAGTAGAGGCTTTTAAAGTAACTATCTCAGCTATGTTTAGGACTTGATTTAGCCACtaaatgaggtggtcttattaatgaggtcatgaagtacaccttagctatgtttgggacctacttgacatggtcactataatgaggtggtcttattaacgaggtcatgaagtacaccttagctatgtttgggacctacttgacatggtcactataatgaggtggtcttattaatgaggtcatgaagtacaccttagctatgtttgggacctacttgacatggtcactataatgaggtggtcttattaacgaGGTCATGAAGtgcaccttagctatgtttgggacctacttgacatggtcactataatgaggtggtcttattaatgaggtcatgaagtacaccttagctatgtttgggacctacttgacatggtcactataatgaggtggtcttattaatgaggtcatgaagtacaccttagctatgtttgggacctacttgacatggtcactataatgaggtggtcttattaacgaggtcatgaagtacaccttagctatgtttgggacctacttgacatggtcactataatgaggtggtcttattaatgaggtcatgaaatacacctcagctatgtttgggacctagtaatgttaattatgtatgtacaatatttCCATACTTACCATTAAATGCCACAGATGTAGCCATTCAAGGGCACAAACTGATTGAGGGTGGCATTTATAGCATAAAACTATTTGGTATATTTCAGTAAAAATGGTGTTAAAAGAAGACTGTATTTGTACTTAccgtatttgaccggttaatagccgtGGCTTGTATAATAGCCGCCCCCGGATAGTAGCCACTttacagcctagaattattgtaaTAAGAGCCGCCCTCGGATAAGAGCCACGGCTTGTATCTGAACATACTGTTACAATTGTTGATAAGACACATTTGAAGCAGAAACCTGGCAAAGGattttaagccaggaaatagcATTTTTGAGAGAAGCTAGAATGAACGACAGTATTAACAATTGATTAAACAACTcattaaacaaggtcagtcactcaTGATTCCATGTTAACGCCACAGGCTGCTACCACACAAGTCCATAGTAGCCACCCTTGAATAGTAGCTGCTTCGGATAGTAGCTGCAGGGTTttgcttgctgaaagttatagtaacCACGGCTATTAACTGGTCAATTATGGTAATTACTTCACAATCAATAGCCCTAGTATGTTTCACCATGATGTTAGGGAACAGCAAGTGAAAGATTAGCCTCACATGATACAGAATAATTGTTGATCTTTTCcataatgaaataatactgtaggATAGTCTGCTTCGCCTTAGAGATAAGTAGACAACAATCAAAGACTACTAATTCAAATAACAGCAGCAGTGTTTAATCAAGAGAGGCATTTATGCCCTATCTTAAGAGCACAGTACAATCACTAATCAAATGTGGCGACTATTACAGGTGCATTGTTTATCCAAGAAAatacagtaattaataatagTATTCCTTCAGGTCCAGACTCTACGAGTGTAAGGcatagaaaaagtaggaaacaagagaggttgcctatataccTGCCGATAAACaattggacatttaatccctaattcagtctatacccacgACTGAATTAGagaataaatgtccactagtatatctgcaggtgtaggcgacctcacTTGTTATCCtgctttttctatgatccctaatcaaacttaattttTTCTTACACCCATCTGTGTAACATCATTATGAGCGGTGAACTAGCtagtgcatactgcatcaaaagaaaaaatggtgctagagttaatgttttctCTGAATGTAAGCCCCACCAGTCAACTACtggctcaaaagtgaagtgaccattacgCTTTGCCAGCTATgttagcccattacacagtgttacaagtaggagaagtgcctctatTATTAATCCAgtctgacagcccaaggtgtagATTCACAGTAGACacatgtgatggcttctctgCTATGTTTGCAAACAGGagtcatccatattttccatggtgacagCAAAAAGacatgggatacaaaggaggacaacggtaaatccatgatgcatgtattgcatatactgtggtatgtcaaaagCGCTGAAGCAGTGtagaacagtaaaaaaatagggccatagcttggttgtttttgagttaagcttgtctgaaggcattagtaagtcagtcagtcactcaaaAGAAAATTCTATTAAATAAAATGCTTTCTAAAAATTTCATGGCAACCTATTGAAAACATTTTGGATTGCACTGAAGGCACTAACCAGGCACCATGAAAGTATGGTTTTGGGGTAATAtctttggccagaaaagcccaaatcttcatgatttTTATTGTATGATACCATACACATAAAATTCCCCACAACTTACTTGGCTAATCCTAAGAAATCCATTGTGAACAACAATTTGAGTTTAATCTCCGGTAGACAAAACCATCCCCTGCCAGTACGCATCACACGATAATCATGTGCAAGGGACAGCATCGCACCCCCAGCAAACGCATGACCTAACAGAACAAAGGGGTTAACATGACACACACTTGGCTTACAATGAAACACTTACCACGAATGGCAGCCACCGTCACCATGGGAAACGTGAGAATACGACGAAGCAATGCTGTTATGGCATGAAGCACTTTTAACACCTCATCTCTTGACATTGTTTCAAACAGTTCTAGTGGTAGACCATTGGAATAAATCTTCCCTTCATTAGTAGTCACTAGAGCTCTAACAGTCTCATCACTGAAACAGAAAAAAACAAATCTAATCCACACATGCCATAGTAGAGCCTACGAagtttgattatctgaacagaagtgactgttttattagagtatttcatcaacTAGCACAAGGTGTATCAATCCAATGATAGTGAGCAGTAAATTTCACTGATACAGATACTGAAAATTTCCATGTTTACTTGTTCATGGCTTCACTGTattcatagataatagacacccctacctggattggaaacttctaagcgcCACCTAATCTAACTGCATTTCGCGccccttatactgtacacagtaccggGAGTATACTTTATAAgaacatgttttgcttactggtgagtagtaaacctaccgctatggaatataaggtttggcctattcatagtgggtgtactgatgtgtattagctagaagtttgacaaACACGACAGGTTGATACGAGAGGCAGGATTTGTGAACTTGACTAAACTGAagcgaatataccatgaaacacataCCAGTACAAGTAGCATTAGTTAGTAATAAGCATCAGCCTTAAACTAGACTTGTTCACCccgccattttcacaaacatgttcaaatactttttatacggaaagcgcctataccagtagtaggccaatcgccacccaagaaacaatctactaaacttactagttaaaacaaccaagctgtatccagacagtaaaacagtatctttgaatgaaaaagagtgtttgaaaacttcagGCGCAAAACGCGGATAAAACCatagttttgtatgggcactatacgtgtgcttccaatccaggtagtggtgtctattatctatggtgtattATACAACCTgtatagtgttttataacaaagtgaGTGTATTCCAAGTTAGATGTGCATGATTGTTTtgttttgcagtgactgttctattagagtacctcaaatTTTCATGCAAAGGTGATAGTTGCAGTTACTCATTGTTTAACAGAGTAAATCCTGCACCTTTGTGCTAGTATAACGTTTAATGTGATTCCCTAGGTAttaagttttgctagcatagcatttatgataATGACTATAATGATGACAATTGGTACGAGTGGTTAGTAATCAGAAGTTTACCAGATACCGATCGATAACAAAATGGCATCTCCAATTCAATACCAATCTGATCATCGGTAGAATACTACTATACTAAAGGCTCCATATATAAATAAATGTGTCCCTTTTAATTGAAAATTTCACTTATCTCAGCACTTTTGTGATTGATCATGAACTGGTGTTCAAATAATGGAGGCCCCGTTGTATACAAGTCTTGCAAGCTGACCCTTTAACATACAAGGGGGTATTGCGCGTGGCATTTCTACCGTATAACAGGAAATTTGACAGaaggaaaagttgatgaatccaCACTTCAACAACTTTGACAAGTTAAATGTCACAGATCTAAACACGTACCGTTAGAGACACTTACAGACGTTTGATGAATTAAAAGTTGATCAATCTAACTCATTTGTCAAATGTGTCAGCTTTTTCATTCATCATAACTTCCTGTACAGTATTTGGTAAGTCCGGGGAATATGGACCACATTCCATaatttctattggaatttcaATAGGCCATTCAGATTACGACATTTCCTCACAGATCCTCCATCCCACTGTGGAGGAACTGCAGGTTATGTAGATTGGTCATCTTGATGAAGATTACGTCCACAGCATCCGGAGGTACAACTCCAGATTCCCCCAAACTTGGCTTGTATTGAAAATGATAAGCCTTTGCATAAAACAACCTGGCCTGGCTGCAGTACTAACAGTACCACCATAAATGAGTGAAATTAACAAAGTATTTGCAAGAACACTTTACCTCTCTATGTCATCAAGGACCTTGTTAAAGGAAGCCACGAATTCTGGAGTAAATCTGTTTTCACCACATTTTAATGTCACGATGGCCGTGTATCCTTCTTTCCTCCACGTAACCAGTTCCTGGCTTCAGTATACGACAACATACGGAGTAGCTGCAGTCACACAAGAATGTGATATACACTAATTCACCTCAAGTTGGCCATGTTGCGAGTTACAATATGGCGCGTACAGCAGTAGTTAGTAGGCTTCCCTTGTCTTCGAGGGGGCGGGCACTTGTCTCGTGCTCAGCAGGGCCCGCGCTTACAAGGTTTATCGCTaaagcactctaatagaacacgcaCACAGAGTCCATTGAGTACTTTGGCAAATCATGCAATATAAATTCTAGAAAAAAATTATATGCGCTAAAGTTTACTTGAAAGTTTAGCAATTTCAGTAGCCTTCATCACGTTAACAGTATCATAATAAAGATCTTCCTTCATCTTGGAGAGAACACTACGATCATATGGTTCCTCTTGCCAGGACACAATGCTATTAGCTAGTTCTACTGCACGTTGTAACACTTGGTCTACCTCACAGCAGTCCTGAATAATACCCACCTTCTTGGCCTCTTCAGCTGTATATCTCTTACCATAGAGAACACAGTTTGTGTACTGGTCAGGAGGCAGCTTGGTCTTTATAAAAATCATTCTAGAATAAAGAGAACAAAACATGGAGAGGTAAGTgttctgtaaaaaaaaatcataccCGGGCAGGCTATTCCTTTGGCACATGTTGCTAGAGGACCAAGTGTCCACCTGGCCTGATTCTTTTTTCCTGCAGATTTTAGCTCTCTCACAGGCCCCTAGTGGAATAGTACTTCTGTATTTTAGACTAGTGGAGAGAAGATTTGCTATTGATTAAAATTTTATACTGGATAGAATAATCTAGAGGGCTTCGGTTGAAAAAACTACTGCTCTATTTCATTAAATCTTTCAACCATAACATGCATGGTACATACTTTGACAACTCTACTATGCGTAGTGTGACCAAAGTTCCTCTGACTTTGATCTCTGGTAGACAGAACCATCCCTTGCCAGTGCGCATCGCACGATAATCATGTGCAAGGGATAGTGCCATACCTCCAGCAAACGCATGACCTAACAGCACATGTACAAGGGCTAACTTCACAAAAAAGTCACTTACCTCTAATGGCAGCCACTGTTACCATGGGAAATGTAAGTAATACGACGAGTCAGGGCTATCATTTTCTGATATATCAACATCATTTCATCTCTAGACAGTGTCTCAGACAGTTGCAGTGGTAGACCATTGGAGTAAATCTTTCCGTTATTTGTAGTCACTAAAGCTCTAATGGTCTCATCACTAAATTAAATATGCAAAACGTCTTATCTCTttctttattatggactcttgctatTACCTACATACAAAAAAGGAAATGGTCAGACAAGGTAAGTTGAATACCAGTGGCATAGCTAAGCAGTCTCGCGTAGTCAGTCCCTTTGTCTTTTTCAATGAATCCTAACCcaacgaaaaaaaaaaaagagctGGCTACAATGCCTAGCTAAGTGGGGCTAGAACACCCTATAAAGCCCTGTCACCCCTGGCCTGAAGACACAACTGAAAGCTTTGTCTTTTTccctttccttgccatgcccacattggTTTCATTAGTGGTCCCAAGGACTTACAtgcttttttgttgttgttctgtacatattttcatcattCATGATAGTTTTTCTGTCTTGTATAATGCACTtatcaatttcatgccccatccgggggtgggggaatacagtggatttgacaaatcgtggtgtcaaattccccactactggggcaaaatcggttgtcaaatccccactatgtccccacccccatagtacgggatttgacaacacctcaaggatgactaagtgCATATTTCATAcgtgcgactagtaataaacctgccctgtagctagtaaaattatagcaagtgcgattttattgtttagaaaagCAACTAccaaaaatcggtcagtgaattggacaactgtcaattgccccaggggtggggacgagaagcaatgtcaaatccccacctggggtgtggggacgcccggggggtggggcatgaaattgacaagtgcataaataGCTACCACTGACTACACAGACAGAAACCTACCTCTCTACAGCATCCAAAACATTGTTAAATGAGGACACCAGTTCTGGTGTGAACGTGTTCTCATGTAATGTCACGATGGCGGTGTATCCTTCCTTCTTCCACGTAACCAGCTGCCGGCTTCAGTATCCGATAATATACGGAGCGGAATACAAGAGCTGCGATCATG contains:
- the LOC136264209 gene encoding uncharacterized protein; the encoded protein is MANLSQELVTWRKEGYTAIVTLKCGENRFTPEFVASFNKVLDDIESDETVRALVTTNEGKIYSNGLPLELFETMSRDEVLKVLHAITALLRRILTFPMVTVAAIRGHAFAGGAMLSLAHDYRVMRTGRGWFCLPEIKLKLLFTMDFLGLAKAKLPSDQYINCGLYGKRYTAEEAKKVGIIQDCCEVDRLLQRAVELANDIVSWQEEPYDRSVLSKMKEDLYHDTVKAMTMGVAKYYSKL
- the LOC136264210 gene encoding carnitinyl-CoA dehydratase-like, producing the protein MVTVAAIRGHAFAGGMALSLAHDYRAMRTGKGWFCLPEIKVRGTLVTLRIVELSKMIFIKTKLPPDQYTNCVLYGKRYTAEEAKKVGIIQDCCEVDQVLQRAVELANSIVSWQEEPYDRSVLSKMKEDLYYDTVNVMKATEIAKLSSKL